TCCCAGGCGCGGCTGTCGATCTCCCTGGACCGGTCCGGCGTCGAGAACTGGCGGGCCCGGACGGAGGCGTGCCGCCAGGCGTACGAGGTGCTGCTGACAGCCGGGCACAAGGAACTCGCGCGGACCGCGCGCGCCAAGTTCCTCGACCACGACCTGCGGATGTACGTGCGCGAACTGGGGTTGCGCGACGCCGCCTACCGGCGCGCGTGGTGGGAGCTCACGCGGGCGCATCTCGCGGAGTACGACGCGGACGACTGGGCGCGCAACCCGGCCGCTCCCGGCCGGCTGATCGGGCGGGTCGTCCTGGCCTCCCCGGAGCCTGTCGACCTGCCCCGGCTGCGGGAGCTCGCGGCCCGCCCGGCCCGCCTGTACCCGCCGTACGCCCGCGCCGCGGACGGCACGCCCGTCTGGTCGGACGCCCTCCCGCAGGTCTCCCTGGGGCCGTTGCGGGCCCGGCCGGTGCGAGCGCTGCCCCTCGCCGTCGACGCGGAACTGCGGCCGGGCGCGCGGGGCACCCGGCTGCGGCTGCGCCTGCACGAGCTGTACGGGCGGGTGGCGCAGGCGGGGCCGGAGACGGTGGACGTGGAGTGGCGGCACCGGGACGACGGGGACGTGGTGATCCGCGGCGCGAGCGTGACGCTCGCACCGTGCGCGGCTGCGTCCGGAGCCGAGGAGACCGCTGGTTCAGGCGGTCAGGGCAGTTCCGCCGGTTCCGCCAGTTCCGGGGGTTCCGACGGCGCCTGGTCGGCGGAGGCGGACGTAGACCTCCTCGCGCTGGCCGCGCCCGGCGTCGGCACCTGGGACCTGCACCTCCGCATCCGCTTCCGTGACGGCGCGAGCCGCGACGCCACGGCGCACGCCCTCACGGGCGCCGGTCTGCTGCGCCGCCGCGCCGTCCCGAGCGCCCGGCACGGCGTGGTACTCGTCCAGCCGTACACCACCCACTCCGGCGCGCTGGCACTTCGAGTGGCACCGGGCGTACGCGGGGTGCTGTCGGTCGTACGCGCCCGCCTGCGCCGCCTGCTTCACTGAGAGCACGCGAGTCGAGTACGACGACCACGACGGACCGGAGCGCACAGCACCACCACCACGGGCGAACTGACGAGGGGACGGCCGCACATGACCTGGTTGATCACCGGCGGCGCCGGCTACATCGGCGCGCACGTCGTACGGGCGTTGACCGCGGCGGGCGAGCAGGCGGTGGTGTACGACGACCTGTCCACCGGGGTCGCCGAGCGCGTGCCCGACGGCGTGGAGCTGGTGGTGGGCTCGACCCTGGACGCCGAGCGGCTCGCCCGCACCCTCGCGGACCACGAGGTCACCGGCGTCGTCCACCTCGCGGCGAAGAAGCAGGTGGGCGAGTCCGTCGAGCTGCCGCTGCACTACTACCGGGAGAACGTCGAGGGCCTGCGGACCCTGCTGGACGCCGTGACGGCGGCGAAGGTGGCGTCCTTCGTCTTCTCCTCCTCGGCGGCGGTGTACGGCATGCCGGACGTGGAGCTGGTCACGGAGGAGACGCCGTGCCTGCCCCTGTCGCCGTACGGCGAGACCAAGCTGGCCGGTGAGTGGCTGGTCCGCGCGACGGGCCGGGCCACCGGGCTGTCGACGGCGTCCCTGCGCTACTTCAACGTGGCGGGGGCGGCGGCTCCGGAGCTCGCGGACACCGGCGTCTTCAACCTCGTGCCCATGGTCTTCGAGAAGCTCACGCAGGACGCGCCGCCGCGCGTCTTCGGCGACGACTACCCGACGCCGGACGGCACCTGCGTGCGCGACTACATCCACGTCGTCGACCTGGCCGAGGCCCATGTCGCGGCGGCCCGGGCCCTGCGCTCCACCCCCGGCCGCGACCTCACGCTGAACATCGGCCGGGGCGAGGGCGTCTCCGTGCGCGAGATGATCGACCGCATCAACGCGGTCACCGGCTACGACCGGCCGCCTTCGGTCACCCCCCGCCGCCCGGGCGACCCGGCCCGGGTCGTCGCCTCCGCCGACCGCGCGGCGGCTGAACTGGGCTGGAAGGCCCGGCTCGGCGTGCAGGACATGATCACGTCCGCGTGGGAGGGCTGGCTGCGACTGCACCCGGAGGCGGGCCGGGGCTGACCCGCCTGCCCCAGGACCGCCCTCCCCGACGGCGGAGCCGTCACAGTGCCCGCAGCGCCTCCGCCGTGGCCCGCGCCAGCGACCCGAGGTAGCCCTTCGGCAGCTTCGGGTTGCGGATCACCACCGAACGCCAGTACAGCGGGCCGGAGATCAGGTCGAGCGCGAGGTCGTGGTCGAGGCCCTCGCGGAGCTCCCCGCGGCGTTCCGCCGCCGTCACGATGCCGGTGGCGACGCCGTCCTGCCCCTCGCGCAGGGCCTTCTGCATCGCCTCGGCGATCTCGGGGTTGCGGGCAGCCTCGGCCTGGAGGTCAGGGATGATCTGCGAGGCGACGGGGTGGCGCAGGGCGCGGGACGTCACCTCGTAGAGGAGCCGCAGGTCGCCTTCGAGTGAGCCGGTGTCCGGCGCGGGCAGGCCCTGCACGGCGAGCGCCGAGACGATGTCGAGCACCAGGTGCAGCTTCGAGCGCCAGCGGCGGTAGACCGCCGTCTTCCCGACCCCCGCCCGGCGCGCGATCCCCTCGATGGACATCCGCGCGTAGCCGACGGCCGCGAGCTCCTCGAAGACGGCCGCCCGGATCGCTTCCGTCACGTCCTCCCGCAGTACGGCCGCCCCCGCGGGGGCCCGGCGGCGCGGGGGCTGCTGGGGCTCGTCGGGCTTCGTCGTCATGCCGACAGCATAGGGCGTCACGACGAAACGGTTGCGTTCCGACGTTCGCCCGACGTACGCTCCCGTTGCGACGATACGGTCCCGTCCCGACGTGAGAATTCGTGAAGAGTCCGGTAAAGCCACCCCCCACCCCTTGCTCTTCGCGGCCCCTGGTCCCACACCCCCCGAGCGAAAGCAGCGGATGTGAGTACGGTCCTCCACACACCGCCCCAGCCCCCGGCCCCGGTCCCGGCCGATGACGACCTCACGGCCCTCGCCGCCCGCCACGGCCTCTCGGTCAGCGGCGCCCGGCCCTCCCTGCCCGAGTACGTCCGCCGGCTGTGGGCCCGCCGCCACTTCATCACCGCGTTCGCCACCGCCAAGCTCACCGCCCAGTACAGCCAGGCGAAGCTCGGACAGGTCTGGCAGGTGATGACCCCGCTGCTGAACGCGGCGGTCTACTACTTCATCTTCGGCGTGCTGCTGGGCACCAAGCACGGCGTGCCGGACTACGTCCCGTTCCTGGTCACGGGCGTGTTCATCTGGACGTTCACGCAGAGCTCGATCATGGCGGGCACCCGTGCCATCTCCGGAAACCTCGGCCTGGTGCGCGCCCTGCACTTCCCGCGCGCCGCGCTGCCGATCTCCTTCTGCCTCCAGCAGCTCCAGCAGCTGCTGTTCTCGATGGGCGCGCTGGTCGTCATCCTGCTCTGCTTCGGCGTGCCGGTCTCCGTCTCCTGGCTGCTGGCGCTTCCGGCCCTCGCGCTGCAGTTCACCTTCAACGCCGGCGTCTCGATGGTCATGGCCCGGTGGGGCGCCAAGACCCCGGACATCGCCCAGCTGATGCCGTTCGTCCTGCGCACCTGGATGTATGTCTCGGGCGTCATGTGGAGCCTCGACAAGCTGGCCCGGAACGACCACCTGCCGTACGCCGTCAAGGTGGCGCTGGAGGCCAATCCCGCCGCGATCTACATCGACCTGATGCGCTTCGCCCTGATCGACAGCTTCCACGCGGGTCAGCTCCCCGCCCACGTGTGGGCGCTCGCCGTCGGATGGGCGCTGGTCGCCGGCGTCGGCGGCTTCATCTACTTCTGGAAGGCTGAGGAGACCTACGGCCGTGGCTGAGCACCCGAACGAGAAGATCCCCACCGTCGTCGCCGACGGCGTCGACATCGTCTACCGCGTCAACGGCACCGGCACCGGACGCGGCTCCGCGACCGCCGCCCTCAACCGCATCGTGCGCCGCAAGCAGACCGAGAAGGCGTCGGGCGTACGCCGGGTGCACGCGGTGAGGAACGTGTCCTTCGTCGCCTACCGGGGCGAGGCGATCGGCCTGATCGGCACCAACGGCTCCGGCAAGTCGACCCTGCTGAAGGCCGTCGCCGGACTCCTCCCCGTCGAGAACGGCCGCATCTACACCGACGGCCAGCCCTCCCTGCTCGGCGTCAACGCCGCCCTGATGAACGACCTGACCGGCGAGCGCAACGTGCACCTCGGCGGCCTGGCCATGGGCATGTCGCGTGAGCAGATCAAGGACCGCTACCAGGAGATCGTCGACTTCTCGGGCATCAACGAGAAGGGCGACTTCATCACCCTGCCGATGCGGACGTACTCCTCCGGCATGGCGGCCCGCCTGCGGTTCTCCATCGCCGCCGCCAAGGACCACGACGTCCTCCTCATCGACGAGGCACTGGCCACCGGCGACCGCTCCTTCCAGAAACGCTCCGAGGCACGCATCCGCGAGCTGCGCAAGCACGCGGGCACGGTGTTCCTGGTCAGCCACAACAACAAGTCGATCCGCGACACCTGCGACCGCGTGCTGTGGCTGGAGCGCGGCGAGCTGCGCATGGACGGGCCGACGGAGGACGTCCTGAAGGAGTACGAGGCGTTCACCGGAGACAAGGCGCCCAAGCCGAAGCCCAGGCCGAAGGCCGCCGTCGCCTCATGAAGGCCGCCGTTGCCCCGCAAACCTTTCCCTCGTGAAAGCCGCCGTTCCCTCGTGAGGCCCACCCGGTCGGCCCTTTTGTCTCATTGATGGCAGCATGACCGCATACGGTGCAGCTGTGAGAGGGGGTCCCCGTGATGGCCGAGCTCAGTGTCGTCGTCCACGGGCCGAACGTTCAGGACCATCTGACGGAACTCCTCGACTCCCTCGCCGCCCACTCCCTCCCGGACGCCGAGGTGATCGTGGCGGCGGTCGGCGACTGGGCCCGGGAGACGGCCGAGCGGCACGCCCCCGACGGCGGCGTGGTCGAGGTAGTGCCGCTGCCGGACGGCACGGGCGACGCGGCGGCCCGGGCGGCGGGCGCGGCCCGGGCCTCCGGCCGCTGGCTGCACTTCGTCCACGCCAAGGACGGCCTGCCCGCCGGCACCCCGCGCACGGTCGCCGAACGCGTCGCCGAACTCCCCGCCGAGGTCGACGTCCTCCTCCTGGACCACGTCCGCAGCACCTGGCACACCTCCGGCATGCCCTCCCCGGACGGCTCGATCCTCGCCCGGGCGGGCCGCGCCGACGTCACCCTCGACGACTGCGCCCCGCTGCTGCGGCTGACCCCGCTGCTCGGCACCCGTGTCCTGCGCGCGGACTTCTGGCGGGCGCACGAGTCGAAGCTCAGCACCGACGACGAACCGTACGCCGCCCTGGCCGCCCTGCTGCTCGCCGACCGCGTCGCCTGTCTGCCGCACGTCGCCTACGAGGACCGCCGGCTGCGCCCCGCGAGCCTGCCCCCGGTCACGCCCGAGCAGCGCTACGGCCTCGTCGAGCGCTACGAGTCGCTCCTCGACCTCACCCGCGACCGGCGGGCCGCGCACACCGTGCTCTACGACCTCATGGTCCGCGACTGCCTGCGCACCTTCGCCCGCGGCGGCATGCCGGAGGAGGTCGCGCGGGAGTTCTTCCACCGGGCGTCCCTGGCCGCCCTGCGCCGCCGCCCCGAGAACCACCGCCGTCCGGCCGGGCTCGAAGGTGTCCGCCGCTCCCTGCTGGAGGAGGGCGCGTACGCGAAGTACCGCGCCTTCCAGGCCGTCAACCGCACCCGCCGCACCGCCAAGTCGGCCCTGCGGACCCGCAAGCGCCAGGCCGGCGCCAAGCTCCGCGACCACCAGTACCGCAGGGCGCTCACCCGCCCGGTGAACCCCCACCTCGCGGTGTTCTCGGCGTACTGGAACCGCGGCGTCGCCTGCAACCCCGCCGCGATCGCCGCCAAGCTCGCCGAACTGGCCCCGCAGATCCACGCGGTGTGGGTGGTCACCGAGGAGAACGCGGCCCTCCTGCCGCCCGGCACCGACCACGTCGTGCCCGGCAGCCGCCGCTACTGGGAGGTGCTCGCGACCGCCAAGTACCTCGTCAACAACGTCAACTTCCCGAACGCGGTGGTCAAACGCCCGGACGCGATCCACGTCCAGACCCACCACGGCACGCCCCTGAAGCGCATGGGCATCGACCAGATGGCGTTCCCGGCCGCCGCGCAGGGCCTGGACTTCCAGGCGCTGCTGGAGCGCATCGACAAGTGGGACTTCAGCGTCTCCGCCAACAGCCACACCACCCGCATGTGGGAGCGGGCCTACCCGTCGCGCCATGTCTCCCTGGATTACGGCTATCCGCGCAACGACGTGTACTACACGGCCGGCGCCGACGTCATCCGCGCCGTCCGGGACCGCCTCGGCATCGCCCCCGGCCGCCGCGCCGTCCTCTACGCGCCCACCCACCGCGACTACGAGGCCGGCTGGACCCCGCGCCTGGATCTCGCCACCCTCGCCGACCGTCTGGGCGACGACACGGTCCTGCTCGTGCGCGGCCACTACTTCTACGGCGGCGCCGCCTCCCCGCTCACCAACCTGCGCCGCACCGGCCGGATCATCGACGTCTCCTCCTACGACCCGGTCGAGGAACTGTGCCTGGCGTCGGACGTCCTGGTCACGGACTACTCCTCGATCATGTTCGACTACGCCAACCTCGACCGGCCGATCGTGATCCACGCCGACGACTGGGAGACGTACCGCACGACACGGGGCGTGTACTTCGACCTGATGGCGGAGGCCCCGGGCCCGGTCGCCCGCACCCAGCAGGAGCTGACGGAGATCCTCACCACCGAGGCCTGGCGCGACGAGGGCGCGGCGAAGACCCGGGCCGTCTTCCGGCGCCGGTTCTGCGAGTACGACGACGGACGCGCCGCCGAACGCGTCGTCCGCCGGGTCTTCCTCGGCCAGGACGGACGGGACCTGCCGCCCGTGCTGCCGATCGAGGAACGCACTCCGGCCCCGACCCCACAGGAGGCGACCGCATGAGCACCCCCGACGTCACCGTGACGGTCATCGTCTACAACGACGCCGAACGGCTCACCCGCGCGGTCGAATCGGTCCGCCGCCAGACCCACGCCAACCTCGAGATCGTCATCAGCGACGACCACTCCACGGACGCCACCCCGGCCGTGGCGCAGCGGCTCGCGGCCCAGGACCCCCGCATCCGCCATCTGCGCCTGGAGCGCAACAGCGGCGGCTGCAGCGCCCCGCGCAACCGCGCCCTGCGGATCGCGCGGGCGCCGTTCCTGATGTTCCTCGACAGCGACGACGAACTCCCCGGCAACGCCGTGGAACTGCTGCTCGCCGCGCACCGCGAACGCGAGATCGACTTCGCGATGGGCGCGGTGCAGCGGGTCCGCGTGGACAACGGCCGCCGCTCGACGTGGATGCCGCACCTGGTCGCCGAACGCCGCACCCTCGACGGCATCGAGGCCGACCCGCGGCTGCTCTTCGAGCACCTGTCCACCAGCAAGATGTACGCCCGCGCCTTCCTCGACCGGCACGGCCTGCGCTTCCCCGAGGGCATCCACTACGAGGACCAGCTGTTCTCGGCGCAGGCGTACTGCCTGGCCAAGACCTTCACGATCATCCCGGAGC
The Streptomyces tuirus genome window above contains:
- a CDS encoding glycosyltransferase family 2 protein — translated: MNAESETARDTGRRTERPPAEVAVVVIGYDDAPHVTDAVRSALAQGPAVREVVAVDDCSRDGSVGLLERLSTSEPRLRVIRRRANSGGCGTPRNTGLDAVTSPYVMFLDSDDVLPPGAVDALLAAAEGAHAEVAGGLCVRRELPSGREVPWQPRLYALHAVVPRPAQRTRLVHDTLCVNKLYRTAFLRTHGIRFPEGRFPYEDVVFTARVLAAAPRIALIPDRVYVWHVRRSQARLSISLDRSGVENWRARTEACRQAYEVLLTAGHKELARTARAKFLDHDLRMYVRELGLRDAAYRRAWWELTRAHLAEYDADDWARNPAAPGRLIGRVVLASPEPVDLPRLRELAARPARLYPPYARAADGTPVWSDALPQVSLGPLRARPVRALPLAVDAELRPGARGTRLRLRLHELYGRVAQAGPETVDVEWRHRDDGDVVIRGASVTLAPCAAASGAEETAGSGGQGSSAGSASSGGSDGAWSAEADVDLLALAAPGVGTWDLHLRIRFRDGASRDATAHALTGAGLLRRRAVPSARHGVVLVQPYTTHSGALALRVAPGVRGVLSVVRARLRRLLH
- the galE gene encoding UDP-glucose 4-epimerase GalE: MTWLITGGAGYIGAHVVRALTAAGEQAVVYDDLSTGVAERVPDGVELVVGSTLDAERLARTLADHEVTGVVHLAAKKQVGESVELPLHYYRENVEGLRTLLDAVTAAKVASFVFSSSAAVYGMPDVELVTEETPCLPLSPYGETKLAGEWLVRATGRATGLSTASLRYFNVAGAAAPELADTGVFNLVPMVFEKLTQDAPPRVFGDDYPTPDGTCVRDYIHVVDLAEAHVAAARALRSTPGRDLTLNIGRGEGVSVREMIDRINAVTGYDRPPSVTPRRPGDPARVVASADRAAAELGWKARLGVQDMITSAWEGWLRLHPEAGRG
- a CDS encoding TetR/AcrR family transcriptional regulator, whose translation is MTTKPDEPQQPPRRRAPAGAAVLREDVTEAIRAAVFEELAAVGYARMSIEGIARRAGVGKTAVYRRWRSKLHLVLDIVSALAVQGLPAPDTGSLEGDLRLLYEVTSRALRHPVASQIIPDLQAEAARNPEIAEAMQKALREGQDGVATGIVTAAERRGELREGLDHDLALDLISGPLYWRSVVIRNPKLPKGYLGSLARATAEALRAL
- a CDS encoding ABC transporter permease, whose translation is MSTVLHTPPQPPAPVPADDDLTALAARHGLSVSGARPSLPEYVRRLWARRHFITAFATAKLTAQYSQAKLGQVWQVMTPLLNAAVYYFIFGVLLGTKHGVPDYVPFLVTGVFIWTFTQSSIMAGTRAISGNLGLVRALHFPRAALPISFCLQQLQQLLFSMGALVVILLCFGVPVSVSWLLALPALALQFTFNAGVSMVMARWGAKTPDIAQLMPFVLRTWMYVSGVMWSLDKLARNDHLPYAVKVALEANPAAIYIDLMRFALIDSFHAGQLPAHVWALAVGWALVAGVGGFIYFWKAEETYGRG
- a CDS encoding ABC transporter ATP-binding protein gives rise to the protein MAEHPNEKIPTVVADGVDIVYRVNGTGTGRGSATAALNRIVRRKQTEKASGVRRVHAVRNVSFVAYRGEAIGLIGTNGSGKSTLLKAVAGLLPVENGRIYTDGQPSLLGVNAALMNDLTGERNVHLGGLAMGMSREQIKDRYQEIVDFSGINEKGDFITLPMRTYSSGMAARLRFSIAAAKDHDVLLIDEALATGDRSFQKRSEARIRELRKHAGTVFLVSHNNKSIRDTCDRVLWLERGELRMDGPTEDVLKEYEAFTGDKAPKPKPRPKAAVAS
- a CDS encoding CDP-glycerol glycerophosphotransferase family protein yields the protein MAELSVVVHGPNVQDHLTELLDSLAAHSLPDAEVIVAAVGDWARETAERHAPDGGVVEVVPLPDGTGDAAARAAGAARASGRWLHFVHAKDGLPAGTPRTVAERVAELPAEVDVLLLDHVRSTWHTSGMPSPDGSILARAGRADVTLDDCAPLLRLTPLLGTRVLRADFWRAHESKLSTDDEPYAALAALLLADRVACLPHVAYEDRRLRPASLPPVTPEQRYGLVERYESLLDLTRDRRAAHTVLYDLMVRDCLRTFARGGMPEEVAREFFHRASLAALRRRPENHRRPAGLEGVRRSLLEEGAYAKYRAFQAVNRTRRTAKSALRTRKRQAGAKLRDHQYRRALTRPVNPHLAVFSAYWNRGVACNPAAIAAKLAELAPQIHAVWVVTEENAALLPPGTDHVVPGSRRYWEVLATAKYLVNNVNFPNAVVKRPDAIHVQTHHGTPLKRMGIDQMAFPAAAQGLDFQALLERIDKWDFSVSANSHTTRMWERAYPSRHVSLDYGYPRNDVYYTAGADVIRAVRDRLGIAPGRRAVLYAPTHRDYEAGWTPRLDLATLADRLGDDTVLLVRGHYFYGGAASPLTNLRRTGRIIDVSSYDPVEELCLASDVLVTDYSSIMFDYANLDRPIVIHADDWETYRTTRGVYFDLMAEAPGPVARTQQELTEILTTEAWRDEGAAKTRAVFRRRFCEYDDGRAAERVVRRVFLGQDGRDLPPVLPIEERTPAPTPQEATA